In Deinococcus radiophilus, a single genomic region encodes these proteins:
- a CDS encoding ParA family protein — protein MTQATQVLMAFNHAGGAAKTSTVRDIGYELSQRGFRVLLIDLDPQANLSQFLGYGEAQPEQTVRNALMEYAELPDPVHIHGMDLIPSHLVLSRSDMALGGYSNSEGRLRRAVDKVRESGRYDFILIDPPPSLSKLTANAANASDWVIVPIPAKYKGLVALEGVREMLEEYTYTNENLKVAMFVVTQMDNTNHAQEAMQVFQAALGDQLAGPIRNRPAVYNRCQPEGRPVGTVPADAEAKAEIVSVVDTLLERIKP, from the coding sequence ATGACCCAGGCAACCCAGGTACTTATGGCGTTCAACCACGCAGGAGGAGCCGCCAAGACTTCCACTGTGCGGGATATCGGCTATGAACTCAGCCAGCGCGGCTTTCGCGTCTTGCTCATTGACCTTGACCCGCAGGCCAATCTCAGTCAGTTCCTGGGTTATGGAGAGGCTCAGCCTGAGCAGACGGTCCGCAACGCCCTGATGGAGTACGCAGAGCTGCCTGACCCGGTCCACATTCACGGCATGGACCTGATTCCCAGTCACCTGGTTCTGAGCCGCAGTGACATGGCGCTAGGCGGGTACTCCAACTCAGAAGGCCGTCTGCGCCGTGCAGTCGACAAGGTGCGTGAATCTGGGCGGTACGACTTCATCCTGATTGACCCTCCACCTTCACTCAGCAAACTGACCGCCAATGCGGCCAATGCCAGCGACTGGGTGATTGTACCGATTCCTGCCAAATACAAGGGCCTCGTGGCCTTGGAAGGGGTACGTGAAATGCTTGAGGAATATACCTACACCAACGAGAACCTCAAGGTTGCGATGTTTGTGGTCACTCAGATGGACAATACCAACCACGCTCAGGAAGCCATGCAGGTCTTCCAGGCTGCCCTTGGGGACCAGCTCGCCGGTCCTATCCGCAATCGTCCTGCTGTATACAACCGCTGCCAACCGGAAGGGCGCCCAGTCGGCACTGTACCAGCCGATGCCGAAGCGAAAGCGGAGATTGTCAGTGTGGTCGATACGCTACTCGAAAGGATCAAGCCATGA
- a CDS encoding ParB/RepB/Spo0J family partition protein, whose product MTEKPLSAGMQAILNKTMQVKSSIDQAQTERSPLRQLPLDQLRASPFQARLDFTDIDSLAEDIGLNGVLQPVLVRLLGPDTFELVAGERRWRAARLAGLDRIPAIVRNMDDTQARLYGLKENLERQDLNAYEVAHAAVDLVALAVDQPREQVIADLQARRSTSPEVTQALQEALSVLGRDLSVAGFQRHYLKMLSLPEHLKDAIQQGASYAAVMALTKASLEQQAEWLPLVISSKWGTRDVEQALKTARSTSPSDSLQPTDPVQAGERLAKQLRAGRLEQLDGRRRRKAQRLLEELTALLEQEA is encoded by the coding sequence ATGACTGAGAAGCCACTGTCCGCCGGGATGCAGGCCATCCTCAACAAGACCATGCAGGTCAAATCCAGCATCGATCAGGCCCAGACCGAGCGGTCACCCCTGAGGCAGCTTCCACTCGACCAGCTGAGGGCTTCCCCGTTTCAGGCCCGGTTGGATTTCACCGACATCGACTCGCTTGCCGAGGATATCGGGCTCAATGGAGTCCTGCAGCCGGTCCTCGTACGCTTACTTGGGCCGGATACCTTCGAACTGGTGGCGGGTGAACGGCGCTGGCGAGCAGCCCGACTCGCTGGCCTCGACCGCATTCCCGCGATCGTCCGCAACATGGATGATACCCAGGCTCGCTTGTATGGTCTCAAGGAAAATCTGGAACGCCAGGACCTGAACGCCTATGAAGTGGCCCACGCGGCGGTGGACCTTGTCGCCCTGGCGGTTGATCAACCGCGTGAGCAGGTCATCGCTGATCTACAAGCCCGGCGCAGCACATCTCCAGAGGTCACCCAAGCGCTGCAGGAAGCGTTGAGTGTTCTGGGGCGTGACCTCAGTGTGGCTGGCTTCCAGCGTCACTATCTCAAGATGCTCTCGCTTCCCGAACATCTGAAGGATGCTATCCAGCAGGGAGCTTCTTATGCCGCCGTCATGGCGCTGACCAAAGCCTCCTTGGAGCAGCAGGCTGAGTGGCTTCCTCTGGTCATTTCTAGTAAGTGGGGGACACGTGACGTCGAGCAGGCTCTAAAGACAGCTCGCAGCACATCGCCTTCGGATAGCCTCCAGCCTACCGATCCGGTGCAGGCGGGTGAGCGCCTGGCGAAACAGTTGAGGGCGGGCAGACTTGAGCAGCTGGACGGACGCAGACGCCGCAAGGCCCAGCGCCTCCTGGAAGAGCTGACCGCCTTACTAGAACAGGAAGCTTAA
- a CDS encoding replication initiator protein A — MEIRINELDLTRAGIISVQRDLAPSEISWETEYTIGEVMYRVTGSAFHGRPHGRDADVLLALQTLFFRAGCPESNTIELSAAQLLAASGHSRNGQYYAGLRESLLRLSGVKWTLVRTQFDEKRQRHLGATTTTGIIAEMEVMDQATGSHRPFEQRELSEASPIKISFVPSFASSIRDGFFQILDGELLSRLGQPQARSLYRVLQAHRVTAAGSLAGELSFKFKDWLAACGLEEERLDNSKRTLEAAHERLKVEGYLDEVTITGRGRTGNIHYRFSLEAAPELVDVLLERGITRPVAEALAADHPARIKVALRVVDERLETGWKPRSLPAAIVDAIRNPKKWGYAATESHEKTSRKEVVARDRAQEEEAPSEPRETVLAFLKLHLRRSPSDQALEALASLSEAGVTALLTALKQEKAEALQGAEAILMVEL; from the coding sequence GTGGAAATTCGAATCAACGAACTGGATCTGACGAGGGCGGGCATCATCAGCGTGCAGCGTGACCTTGCCCCTTCGGAGATCAGTTGGGAGACCGAGTACACCATCGGTGAGGTGATGTACCGGGTCACTGGGAGTGCTTTTCATGGACGGCCTCATGGACGTGATGCAGATGTCTTGCTCGCGCTGCAAACGCTTTTTTTCAGAGCGGGCTGCCCAGAGTCGAATACGATTGAACTTTCCGCAGCTCAACTGCTTGCGGCCAGTGGGCATTCCAGAAATGGTCAATATTATGCAGGCCTGCGTGAGTCTCTGCTGCGTCTCAGTGGAGTGAAATGGACGCTGGTCAGAACGCAGTTCGATGAAAAGCGTCAGCGTCACCTGGGTGCAACGACCACGACCGGAATCATTGCAGAGATGGAGGTGATGGACCAGGCCACCGGGTCTCACCGTCCTTTCGAGCAGCGGGAACTGAGTGAAGCGTCTCCCATCAAGATCAGCTTCGTTCCCAGCTTCGCCAGTTCCATCCGCGATGGTTTCTTCCAGATTCTCGACGGTGAGTTGCTCTCCCGCCTCGGTCAACCGCAGGCCAGAAGCCTGTACCGGGTTCTTCAGGCCCACCGCGTCACTGCAGCAGGGTCTCTCGCTGGAGAACTGAGCTTCAAGTTCAAAGATTGGCTGGCGGCCTGTGGCCTGGAAGAAGAGCGGCTGGACAACTCCAAGCGGACCCTGGAGGCTGCCCACGAACGTTTGAAGGTCGAAGGGTACCTGGATGAAGTGACTATCACTGGCCGCGGGCGCACTGGCAACATTCACTACCGGTTCTCGCTGGAAGCGGCTCCTGAGCTTGTCGACGTGCTGTTGGAGCGCGGGATTACCCGCCCAGTGGCGGAGGCTCTGGCCGCTGACCATCCAGCTCGGATCAAGGTTGCCCTCAGAGTGGTGGACGAACGGTTGGAAACGGGTTGGAAACCTCGCTCGCTCCCCGCAGCTATTGTAGACGCCATCCGGAACCCTAAGAAGTGGGGGTACGCGGCTACGGAAAGCCACGAGAAGACATCGCGCAAAGAAGTTGTGGCCCGAGATAGGGCGCAAGAGGAGGAGGCCCCTTCAGAGCCACGGGAGACAGTCCTGGCTTTTCTGAAATTACATTTGCGGCGGTCGCCTTCTGACCAGGCGCTAGAAGCCCTGGCCTCACTCAGTGAAGCTGGAGTCACCGCACTACTCACTGCTTTGAAACAGGAAAAGGCTGAGGCGCTGCAGGGAGCTGAAGCTATTTTGATGGTTGAGCTTTAG